In Oryza brachyantha chromosome 1, ObraRS2, whole genome shotgun sequence, the following are encoded in one genomic region:
- the LOC102700279 gene encoding scopoletin glucosyltransferase-like — protein MGMADKDEQQPLHVLFLPFLIPGHLIPVADMAALFAARGVRCTILTTPVNAAVIRSAVDRANAALRGGTGGGPAIDVAVVPFPDVGLPPGVESGTALRSEDDRGKFVLAIQRMREPFDRFLAEHRVDAVVADGFFTWSVDAAAEHGVPRLVFLGTSVFARSCNESMVRNNPVEACPDDDPDAVVSLPGLPHRVELRRSQMVDPKKRPDHWVYYKTMYDADQRSYGELFNSFHELEPEYVEHYRTALGRRTWLIGPAAVASKDVAARGTSELSPDADACLRWLDAKPDGSVVYVSFGTLSSFSPAEIRELARGLDLSGKNFVWVISGADTTTDAPDWMPESFAGLISPRGERGLTIRGWAPQMLILNHPAVGGFVTHCGWNSTLEAVSAGVPMVTWPRYADQFYNEKLIADVLKVGVGVGARDFASNTEIHRAIGGEVIAEAIGRVMGDGAEGVAIREKARELGVKARGAPEKGGSSYDDVGRLIDELMARRSSDDVRDGNSR, from the coding sequence ATGGGCATGGCGGACAAGGATGAGCAGCAGCCGCTGCAcgtcctcttcctcccgtTCCTCATACCCGGCCACCTCATCCCGGTCGCCGACATGGCCGCGCTCTTCGCCGCCCGCGGCGTCAGGTGCACCATCCTCACCACCCCGGTCAACGCCGCCGTCATCCGCTCGGCCGTGGACCGCGCTAACGCCGCTCTGCGCGGAGGtaccggcggcggcccggcgatcgacgtcgccgtcgtgcccttTCCGGACGTCGGGCTCCCGCCGGGCGTCGAGAGCGGCACGGCGCTCAGGTCCGAGGACGACCGTGGCAAGTTCGTCCTTGCCATCCAGCGGATGCGCGAGCCGTTCGACCGCTTCTTGGCAGAGCAccgcgtcgacgccgtcgtggCCGACGGGTTCTTCACCTGGTCcgtggacgccgccgccgagcacggCGTCCCGCGGCTGGTGTTCCTCGGCACCAGCGTCTTCGCGCGGTCCTGCAACGAGAGCATGGTGCGGAACAACCCGGTGGAGGCCTGCCCCGACGACGACCCCGACGCCGTCGTGTCCCTGCCGGGGCTGCCGCACCGCGTCGAGCTGAGGCGGAGCCAGATGGTGGACCCGAAGAAGCGGCCAGACCACTGGGTCTACTACAAGACCATGTACGACGCCGACCAGAGGAGCTACGGCGAGCTGTTCAACAGCTTCCACGAGCTGGAGCCGGAGTACGTCGAGCACTATCGCACGGCGCTCGGCCGCCGCACGTGGCTCATCGgaccggccgccgtcgcgagCAAGGACGTGGCCGCGAGAGGCACCAGCGAGCTCTCACCAGACGCGGACGCCTGCCTGCGGTGGCTCGACGCGAAGCCAGACGGCTCGGTGGTGTACGTCTCCTTCGGCACGCTGTCCAGCTTCTCTCCGGCGGAGATTCGCGAGCTCGCCCGAGGCCTCGACCTCTCCGGCAAGAACTTCGTGTGGGTCATCAGCGGCGCGGACACCACCACCGACGCACCGGACTGGATGCCCGAAAGCTTCGCCGGGCTGATCTCgccgcgcggcgagcgcggcctcACCATCCGGGGCTGGGCGCCGCAGATGCTCATCCTGAACCACCCCGCCGTCGGCGGGTTCGTGACGCACTGCGGGTGGAACTCGACGCTGGAGGCCGTGAGCGCCGGCGTGCCAATGGTGACATGGCCGCGGTACGCTGACCAGTTCTACAACGAGAAGCTCATCGCGGACGTCCTCAAGgtgggcgtcggcgtcggcgccagGGACTTCGCGTCGAATACGGAGATCCACCGGGCGATCGGCGGCGAGGTTATCGCGGAGGCCATAGGGAGGGTgatgggcgacggcgcagagGGCGTGGCGATACGGGAGAAGGCAAGGGAGCTAGGCGTGAAGGCGAGGGGCGCGCCGGAGAAGGGCGGGTCGTCGTACGACGACGTTGGACGGCTGATTGACGAGCTGATGGCTCGCCGGAGCTCCGACGATGTACGAGATGGCAATTCACGGTAG
- the LOC102700566 gene encoding calcineurin B-like protein 5, which translates to MGCLPAKQVGRSTDSLNPREAVALAAETSFTVNEVEALYDLFRKLSNSIIKDGLIHKEEFHLALFRNNKKNLFADRVFDLFDQKGNGVIEFGEFVRSLSVFHPDAPEEQKAGFAFKLYDLRQTGFIERHELKEMVLALLDESDLNITSDAVEMIVDRTFDQADTKGDERIDQEEWNEFVKNNPYVLRNMTLPYLKDITMVFPSFVIHSEVTEADMIA; encoded by the exons ATGGGCTGTCTACCAGCAAAGCAAGTGGGTCGTTCGACAGATTCCTTGAATCCACGGGAAGCTGTCGCTCTTGCAGCTGAAACATCTT TTACTGTGAATGAAGTTGAGGCATTATACGATCTCTTCAGGAAATTAAGTAATTCAATAATCAAAGATGGTCTGATTCACAAG GAAGAATTCCATCTTGCTCTCTTTAGGAACAACAAGAAAAATCTGTTTGCTGATAGG GTGTTTGACTTGTTTGATCAAAAAGGAAATGGTGTCATAGAATTTGGTGAATTTGTTCGATCTCTTAGCGTGTTTCATCCAGATGCACCTGAAGAACAGAAAGCTGGAT TTGCATTTAAGTTGTATGACTTAAGACAGACAGGATTTATTGAACGGCATGAG TTGAAGGAGATGGTGTTGGCTCTTTTGGATGAATCAGATTTGAATATTACAAGTGATGCGGTCGAGATGATTGTAGATAGG ACATTTGACCAGGCTGACACAAAAGGCGACGAGAGAATAGACCAGGAGGAGTGGAATGAGTTTGTCAAAAATAATCCATATGTGCTGCGGAATATGACCCTCCCATACCTCAA GGACATCACTATGGTATTCCCAAGTTTTGTGATTCACTCAGAAGTCACTGAAGCAGACATGATTGCCTAA
- the LOC121054744 gene encoding aspartyl protease family protein 2-like — protein sequence MAPPPPSLASSAALLLLLLLLAAGPHAAVGEAVRYQTLVATPLSPHPYTAPASAAVEDDDLFQGSLAADEGAAAAATVGLRVVHRDDFAVNATAAELLAHRLKRDSKRASRISAAAGGAAANGTRGGGGSGFVAPVVSGLAQGSGEYFTKIGVGTPATAALMVLDTGSDVVWLQCAPCRRCYDQSGQMFDPRASHSYGAVDCAAPLCRRLDSGGCDLRRKACLYQVAYGDGSVTAGDFATETLTFAGGARVPRVALGCGHDNEGLFVAAAGLLGLGRGSLSFPTQISRRFGRSFSYCLVDRTSSSASTTSRSSTVTFGSGAVGPSAAASFTPMVKNPRMETFYYVQLMGISVGGARVPGVAESDLRLDPSTGRGGVIVDSGTSVTRLARPAYAALRDAFRAAAAGLRLSPGGFSLFDTCYDLSGLKVVKVPTVSMHFAGGAEAALPPENYLIPVDSRGTFCFAFAGTDGGVSIIGNIQQQGFRVVFDGDGQRLGFVPKGC from the coding sequence atggcgccgcctccgccctcgctcgcctcctccgcggcgcttctcctcctcctcctgctcctcgccgccggccctcATGCTGCCGTTGGGGAGGCTGTGAGGTACCAGACCCTCGTTGCCACCCCGCTCTCGCCCCACCCGTAcaccgcccccgcctccgccgccgtcgaggatgACGATCTGTTCCAGGGGAGCCTTGCCGCGGacgagggcgccgccgcggcggcgacggtcggCCTTCGCGTCGTCCACCGTGATGACTTCGCGGTGAACGCCACCGCGGCCGAGCTGCTCGCGCACCGGCTGAAGCGGGACAGCAAGAGGGCGTCGCGGATCTCCGCGGCCGCGGGGGGTGCTGCGGCTAACGgtacgcgcggcggcggcggcagtgggtTCGTGGCGCCGGTGGTGTCTGGGCTGGcgcaggggagcggggagtaCTTCACCAAGATCGGGGTGGGGAcgcccgcgacggcggcgctcaTGGTGCTcgacaccggcagcgacgtcGTGTGGCTGCAGTgcgcgccgtgccgccgctgctaCGACCAGTCCGGCCAGATGTTCGACCCGCGGGCCTCCCACTCGTACGGCGCCGTCGACTGCGCCGCGCCGCTTTGCCGCAGGCTCGACTCTGGCGGCTGCGACCTGCGCCGTAAGGCGTGCCTCTATCAGGTCGCCTACGGCGACGGCTCCGTCACCGCCGGGGACTTCGCCACGGAGACCCTCACGTTCGCCGGCGGGGCTCGCGTGCCGCGAGTCGCCCTGGGTTGCGGCCACGACAACGAGGGTCTCttcgtcgcggcggcggggctccTCGGGCTCGGCCGCGGCAGCCTGTCCTTCCCTACCCAGATCTCCCGCCGCTTCGGCCGGAGCTTCTCGTACTGCCTCGTGGACCgcacctcctcgtcggccaGCACCACGTCCCGGTCCTCCACCGTCACGTTCGGCTCCGGCGCCGTGGGGccctcggccgccgcgtccTTCACCCCGATGGTGAAGAACCCCAGGATGGAGACGTTCTACTACGTGCAGCTGATGGGCATCAGCGTGGGCGGCGCGCGCGTCCCGGGCGTCGCCGAGTCCGACCTCCGCCTGGACCCATCcaccggccgcggcggcgtcatcGTCGACTCCGGCACGTCCGTGACCCGCCTCGCGCGGCCGGCGTACGCCGCCCTGCGCGACGCCttccgcgcggcggccgcgggccTCCGCCTCTCCCCGGGCGGGTTCTCGCTGTTCGACACGTGCTACGACCTGAGCGGCCTCAAGGTGGTGAAGGTCCCGACCGTGTCGATGCACTTcgcgggcggcgccgaggccgcgctgccgccggagaACTACCTGATCCCGGTGGACTCGAGGGGCACGTTCTGCTTCGCCTTCGCCGGgaccgacggcggcgtgtCCATCATCGGCAACATCCAGCAGCAGGGCTTCCGCGTGGtgttcgacggcgacggccagcGCCTCGGCTTCGTGCCCAAGGGCTGCTAA